One window of the Kallotenue papyrolyticum genome contains the following:
- the glgX gene encoding glycogen debranching protein GlgX, whose protein sequence is MNKIWPGKPYPLGATWDGQGVNFALFSENATSVELCLFDRADPTREIERIRMPEQTDHVWHVYLPGLQPGTLYGYRVHGPYAPEQGHRFNPHKLLIDPYAKAIDGTIEWNDALYGYKVGSAQEDLEPDTTDSAPFIPKAVVIDPAFDWGEDRRPNTPLYRSVIYELHVKGFTKLHPDIPEHLRGTYAGLAHPATIEYLQALGITAVELMPVHHFVSDRFLVERGLVNYWGYNSIGYFAPDVRYSSAGTRGEQVREFKAMVKALHAAGIEVILDVVYNHTAEGNHLGPTLSFRGIDNAAYYRLQADNPRFYMDYTGCGNTLNAVHPRVLQLIMDSLRYWITEMRVDGFRFDLASALARELHDVDRLSSFFDIIHQDPIISQVKLIAEPWDVGEGGYQVGNFPVLWAEWNGKYRDAVRSFWRGDAVGVGELAYRLTGSSDLYEHSGRRPYASINFVTAHDGFTLNDLVSYNEKHNEANSENNRDGESHNLSWNCGVEGSTDDPAILALREKQKRNFLATLFLSQGVPMLLAGDERSRTQQGNNNAYCQDNELSWLDWTLDEARTALLEYTKRLIRLRNEHPVLRRRKFFQGRRIHGEGIRDIAWFQPDGSDMTEEQWENGQVRALGMRLNGMAIDEMGEHGEPITDDILLLLINGHDETQAFKLPGPPDSPRWEVLLDTNTAAPVEGRSAAPGEIFELQPRTLALLRQPKEAL, encoded by the coding sequence ATGAATAAGATCTGGCCTGGCAAACCCTACCCCCTAGGCGCAACCTGGGATGGTCAGGGCGTTAACTTCGCCCTGTTCTCGGAAAACGCGACCAGCGTAGAGCTGTGCCTCTTCGATCGCGCCGATCCCACGCGCGAGATCGAACGCATCCGCATGCCGGAGCAGACCGACCATGTCTGGCATGTCTATCTGCCCGGCCTCCAGCCCGGCACGCTCTACGGCTACCGCGTGCACGGCCCCTACGCGCCGGAACAGGGCCACCGCTTCAATCCCCACAAACTGTTGATCGATCCCTACGCCAAAGCCATCGACGGCACGATCGAATGGAACGATGCGCTGTACGGCTACAAGGTTGGCAGCGCGCAGGAGGATCTGGAGCCGGACACCACCGACAGCGCGCCGTTCATCCCCAAAGCGGTGGTGATCGATCCGGCCTTCGACTGGGGCGAGGATCGGCGGCCCAACACGCCGCTCTACCGCTCGGTGATCTATGAGCTGCACGTCAAGGGCTTTACCAAGCTGCATCCCGATATTCCCGAGCATCTGCGCGGCACCTATGCCGGGCTGGCCCATCCGGCGACGATCGAGTATCTTCAGGCGCTGGGCATTACGGCCGTGGAGTTGATGCCGGTGCATCACTTCGTATCCGATCGCTTTCTGGTTGAGCGCGGGCTGGTCAACTACTGGGGCTACAACTCGATCGGCTACTTCGCGCCCGATGTGCGCTATAGCAGCGCCGGCACGCGCGGCGAGCAGGTGCGCGAGTTCAAGGCGATGGTCAAAGCGCTGCACGCCGCCGGCATCGAAGTGATCCTGGACGTGGTCTATAACCACACCGCCGAGGGCAACCATCTCGGCCCCACGCTCTCGTTCCGCGGCATCGACAACGCGGCCTACTACCGCCTGCAGGCCGACAATCCGCGCTTCTACATGGACTATACCGGCTGCGGCAACACGCTCAACGCCGTTCATCCGCGCGTACTGCAGCTGATTATGGACTCGCTGCGCTACTGGATCACCGAGATGCGCGTGGACGGCTTCCGCTTCGATCTGGCCTCAGCCCTGGCGCGCGAGCTGCATGATGTCGATCGCCTCAGTTCGTTCTTCGACATCATCCACCAGGACCCGATCATCTCGCAGGTCAAGCTGATCGCCGAGCCATGGGATGTGGGCGAGGGCGGTTACCAGGTCGGCAATTTTCCGGTGCTGTGGGCCGAGTGGAACGGCAAATACCGCGACGCGGTGCGCTCCTTCTGGCGCGGCGATGCGGTGGGTGTGGGCGAGCTGGCCTACCGACTGACCGGCTCCAGCGATCTGTATGAGCACAGCGGGCGGCGGCCCTATGCCTCGATCAACTTCGTCACCGCGCACGATGGCTTCACGCTCAACGATCTGGTCAGCTACAACGAAAAGCACAACGAAGCTAACAGTGAAAACAATCGCGACGGCGAAAGCCATAACCTGTCGTGGAACTGCGGCGTGGAAGGCTCAACCGACGATCCGGCGATCCTCGCGCTGCGCGAGAAGCAGAAGCGCAACTTCCTGGCCACGCTGTTTCTGTCGCAGGGCGTGCCCATGCTGCTGGCCGGCGACGAGCGCAGCCGCACGCAGCAGGGCAACAACAATGCCTACTGCCAGGACAACGAGCTCTCCTGGCTCGACTGGACGCTGGACGAGGCGCGCACCGCGCTGCTAGAGTACACCAAACGCCTCATTCGGCTGCGCAACGAGCACCCGGTGCTGCGCCGCCGCAAGTTCTTCCAGGGCCGCCGCATCCACGGCGAGGGCATTCGCGACATTGCCTGGTTCCAGCCCGACGGCAGCGACATGACCGAGGAGCAGTGGGAGAACGGCCAGGTGCGCGCGTTGGGCATGCGTCTCAACGGCATGGCCATCGACGAGATGGGCGAGCACGGCGAGCCGATCACCGACGATATTCTGCTGTTGCTGATCAACGGCCACGATGAAACACAGGCCTTCAAGCTGCCCGGCCCGCCCGACTCGCCACGCTGGGAGGTGCTGCTCGATACCAACACCGCCGCGCCGGTCGAGGGCCGCAGTGCCGCGCCGGGCGAGATCTTTGAATTGCAACCGCGCACGCTAGCGCTGCTGCGCCAGCCGAAAGAAGCTTTATAA
- a CDS encoding response regulator, with product MAVILIADDEPWLRLWLAQILHRAGHTCSAVADGASVVEYALALDPHLVILDIHLPDIDGVEVAHRLRILPNTQQIPILFITGALEAAQRIAAARIERSACLLKPFDAEDLLHTLRRLLGL from the coding sequence ATGGCCGTTATCCTGATCGCCGACGATGAGCCCTGGCTGCGCCTGTGGTTGGCTCAGATACTCCACCGGGCAGGCCATACCTGTAGCGCGGTGGCAGACGGTGCAAGCGTGGTTGAATATGCGCTGGCGCTGGATCCCCACCTGGTGATCCTTGACATTCACCTGCCGGATATCGATGGCGTAGAGGTTGCGCACCGCTTGCGCATTCTGCCCAACACGCAGCAGATCCCGATCCTGTTCATCACTGGCGCGCTCGAAGCAGCCCAACGCATCGCTGCCGCGCGCATCGAACGGAGCGCCTGCCTGCTCAAACCCTTCGACGCCGAAGACCTGTTGCACACCCTGCGCAGATTGCTCGGTCTGTAG
- the treZ gene encoding malto-oligosyltrehalose trehalohydrolase: protein MKHQPPDTQPPAPASHAPAATPWRLSIGANVTPDGTRFCVWAPTARHVELVLFAAGREAARHTMARDERGYWTTHVAGVGAGARYAYSVDGGPPRPDPASRSQPDGVHAPSEVVDPERFAWRDAGWRGRPLEALVIYELHIGTATPEGTCDALIDKLPALVELGVTALEIMPIAAFPGRRNWGYDGVDLYAPAAIYGGPDGFKRLVDAAHHHGLAILLDVVYNHLGPDGNYLREFSPAYFTERHHTPWGAALNLDGPGHAAVRQFLIDNACYWVHEYHVDGLRLDATHALIDDSPQHFLQELTATVRASLPPERHFVIIAEDERNEARLALPPAEGGYGLDGLWADDFHHIARVLCTGERHGYYGDYAGTLAELLQTIRDGWFYQGQHSPSLDRPRGSSPLALRYPQFIYCIQNHDQIGNRPLGDRLHHLIDLETYRALSALLLLLPQTPLLFQGQEWAASSPFLYFTDHHAELGRLVTEGRRREFAYFLNETGSQVPDPQAEATFERSKLRWGERDTSPHRETLALYRDLLRLRAGHPALRRRDREALSATPSGERACVIRRAGHAPEETLWIVVNLGDRAAVPLEVQTTRILLDTNDPRYGGDEPATLVSSQGVTQVHFNAPGVVVAGMVSC, encoded by the coding sequence ATGAAGCACCAGCCACCTGACACCCAGCCTCCCGCCCCCGCTTCCCACGCTCCGGCGGCCACGCCCTGGCGCTTGAGCATCGGTGCCAACGTGACGCCCGATGGCACGCGCTTCTGCGTCTGGGCGCCCACCGCGCGGCACGTGGAGCTGGTCCTGTTCGCGGCGGGCCGTGAGGCGGCGCGCCACACCATGGCGCGCGACGAACGTGGATACTGGACAACCCACGTTGCCGGCGTCGGCGCGGGCGCGCGCTATGCCTACAGCGTTGATGGCGGCCCACCGCGACCCGATCCGGCTTCGCGCTCGCAGCCCGACGGCGTGCACGCGCCTTCCGAGGTGGTCGACCCCGAACGCTTCGCCTGGCGCGATGCCGGTTGGCGCGGCCGTCCGCTGGAAGCGTTGGTGATCTACGAACTGCACATCGGCACGGCAACGCCCGAGGGAACCTGCGACGCGCTGATCGACAAGCTGCCCGCCCTGGTCGAGCTGGGCGTGACCGCGCTGGAGATCATGCCGATCGCCGCCTTTCCAGGCCGCCGCAACTGGGGCTACGATGGCGTCGATCTCTACGCGCCCGCGGCGATCTATGGCGGACCCGACGGCTTCAAACGCCTGGTCGATGCGGCCCATCACCATGGCCTGGCGATTCTCCTGGATGTGGTCTACAACCACCTGGGACCGGATGGCAACTATCTGCGCGAGTTCAGCCCGGCCTACTTCACCGAGCGCCACCACACCCCCTGGGGCGCCGCGCTCAACCTGGACGGGCCCGGCCATGCCGCCGTACGTCAGTTTTTGATCGACAATGCCTGCTACTGGGTGCACGAATATCATGTCGATGGTCTGCGCCTGGACGCGACGCACGCGCTGATCGACGACAGCCCACAGCACTTTCTGCAGGAGTTGACCGCGACCGTGCGCGCCAGTTTGCCACCAGAGCGCCACTTTGTGATCATCGCCGAGGACGAGCGGAACGAGGCGCGGCTGGCCCTACCACCGGCCGAAGGCGGCTACGGCCTGGATGGGCTGTGGGCCGATGATTTTCACCACATTGCGCGCGTGCTGTGCACCGGCGAGCGCCACGGCTACTACGGCGATTATGCCGGAACCCTGGCCGAGCTGCTCCAAACGATCCGGGATGGCTGGTTCTACCAGGGGCAGCATTCGCCTTCGCTGGATCGGCCACGCGGCAGCTCACCGTTGGCGCTGCGCTACCCGCAATTCATCTACTGCATCCAGAACCACGACCAGATCGGCAACCGTCCGCTGGGCGACCGCTTGCACCATCTGATCGATCTTGAGACCTATCGCGCGCTGTCGGCCCTGCTGCTGTTGCTACCGCAAACACCGCTGCTCTTTCAGGGCCAGGAATGGGCCGCCTCGTCGCCGTTTCTGTACTTCACCGATCACCACGCCGAACTGGGCAGGCTGGTCACGGAAGGACGCCGCCGCGAGTTCGCCTATTTCCTCAACGAAACCGGCAGCCAGGTCCCCGATCCGCAGGCGGAGGCCACCTTCGAACGGTCCAAACTGCGCTGGGGCGAGCGCGATACCTCTCCGCACCGCGAAACGCTGGCGCTCTACCGCGATCTGCTGCGTCTGCGCGCCGGCCATCCCGCGTTGCGCCGCCGTGATCGTGAGGCGCTGAGCGCAACCCCAAGCGGCGAGCGCGCCTGTGTGATCCGACGCGCCGGCCATGCGCCGGAGGAGACGCTATGGATCGTGGTCAACCTGGGTGACCGTGCTGCCGTGCCGCTTGAGGTCCAGACAACACGCATCCTGCTCGATACCAACGATCCGCGCTACGGTGGCGACGAGCCGGCAACGCTCGTATCCTCGCAAGGCGTGACGCAGGTGCACTTCAACGCGCCGGGTGTGGTGGTGGCGGGAATGGTGTCATGCTGA
- the treY gene encoding malto-oligosyltrehalose synthase, protein MQGIESNTRHGDLRSPRPIKRYLMSFAPSVDQLWEAVATEAARRRQVPTGTYRVQFNRHFTFRDALQRVPYWHALGISHLYASPFLAARPESLHGYDISNHNALNPAIGSEEDLRALVQALHAHGMGLILDTVPNHMGIGNANEYWLDVLENGPSSPFASFFDIDWHPLNSDMTNQVLLPILGDQYGTVLERQELQLSYESGAFWLHYWETRLPIAPGTYAPILEAVLQRLDPAARSVDPLDSEALEAHGHVLELQSILTAIRNLPSRTETDPQRIVERQREKEIIKRRLNALVESTPAVAEALAATLADYNGHPGDARSFDRLDELVRAQAYRLAYWRVAAEEINYRRFFDINDLAAIRVELPEVFERTHRLILQLLGEGLLNGLRIDHPDGLWDPAGYFRRLQCAFLLALARQHFAGSEEEWSEIERAIGARYEQAYRRDPHSLLARPLYIVAEKILGHGEALPNDWPIDGTTGYDFLNQVNGLFVDGANARLFEQIYSAFIRQRTNVTELVLAKKRQVLLVSLVSELNVLAHQLNRLSERTRLYRDFTLNSLTFALREVIACFPVYRTYIADGVVPPEAVRHIETAIACAKRRAPVTDPSIFDFIRDVLLLRYPGTYSEEDRQAQRDWVQKFQQLTGPVMAKGLEDTTFYIYNRLIALNEVGAEPQRFGSSVAEFHRANADRLKRWPHSMLATSTHDTKRSEDVRARIAVLSELPREWRTALSRWSRLNRRFKTRVEGRVAPDRNEEYLLYQTLIGAWPFAQQGAQLLAAQPDDVFIERVEAYMQKAIKEAKVNTSWVNPNQAWDEAVSAFVRQILTVRPDNAFLQEFVPFAERIARYGVWNSLAQTTLKLTAPGVPDTYQGTEGWDLSLVDPDNRRPVDYERYARQLQELATHNGDQAALLRALVEQPADGRIKLWITRRLLQLRRRLPRLFAEGSYQPLQASGAHSEQVVAFARRLERHTLIVVVPRLITRLCAPTATPLGAVWQETRLALPDANQDHLTNVLTDEALSTAEAELPLAQLFASLPVAVLLKEGAHE, encoded by the coding sequence ATGCAAGGAATCGAAAGCAACACCCGGCATGGTGACCTGCGTTCGCCACGCCCGATTAAGCGTTACCTTATGTCTTTTGCGCCATCCGTCGATCAGCTCTGGGAAGCGGTCGCCACCGAAGCCGCGCGGCGCCGCCAGGTGCCGACCGGCACCTATCGCGTCCAGTTCAATCGCCATTTCACCTTTCGCGACGCGCTGCAACGTGTGCCCTACTGGCATGCGCTGGGCATCAGCCACCTGTATGCCTCGCCGTTTCTGGCGGCGCGCCCGGAAAGCCTGCACGGCTACGACATCTCCAACCACAACGCGCTCAACCCGGCGATCGGCAGCGAAGAGGATCTGCGCGCGCTGGTCCAAGCGCTGCATGCGCACGGCATGGGCCTGATCCTGGATACGGTGCCCAACCATATGGGCATCGGCAACGCCAACGAGTACTGGCTCGACGTGCTGGAGAACGGGCCCTCCTCACCCTTCGCCAGCTTCTTCGATATCGACTGGCACCCGCTCAACAGCGACATGACCAACCAGGTGCTGCTGCCGATCCTCGGCGATCAGTACGGTACCGTGCTAGAGCGCCAGGAGCTGCAACTCAGCTACGAGAGCGGCGCCTTCTGGCTGCACTACTGGGAGACGCGCCTGCCGATCGCGCCGGGCACCTACGCGCCGATCCTGGAAGCAGTGCTCCAGCGGCTCGATCCCGCAGCGCGCAGCGTCGATCCCCTGGACAGCGAGGCCCTCGAAGCGCACGGCCACGTGCTGGAGCTGCAGAGCATCCTCACTGCGATCCGCAACCTGCCGTCGCGCACCGAAACCGACCCGCAGCGTATCGTCGAGCGCCAACGCGAAAAGGAGATCATCAAACGTCGTCTCAACGCGCTGGTGGAGTCCACACCGGCGGTCGCCGAGGCGCTGGCCGCTACGCTCGCCGACTACAATGGCCACCCCGGCGATGCGCGTTCGTTCGACCGGCTGGACGAGCTGGTGCGTGCGCAGGCCTATCGTCTGGCCTACTGGCGCGTGGCCGCCGAGGAGATCAACTACCGGCGCTTCTTCGACATCAACGACCTGGCCGCGATCCGCGTGGAGCTGCCGGAGGTCTTCGAGCGCACACATCGGCTGATCCTGCAGTTACTGGGCGAAGGGCTGCTCAACGGGCTGCGCATTGATCACCCCGATGGTCTGTGGGATCCCGCCGGCTACTTCCGTCGGCTGCAGTGTGCCTTTCTGCTGGCGCTGGCGCGGCAGCACTTCGCGGGGTCGGAGGAGGAGTGGTCGGAGATCGAGCGCGCGATCGGCGCGCGCTACGAGCAGGCCTACCGGCGCGATCCCCACAGCCTGCTGGCGCGCCCGCTGTACATCGTTGCCGAAAAGATCCTAGGCCACGGTGAGGCGCTTCCCAACGACTGGCCGATTGACGGCACCACCGGCTACGATTTTCTGAACCAGGTCAATGGCTTGTTTGTGGACGGCGCCAACGCGCGGCTCTTCGAGCAGATCTACAGCGCCTTTATCCGCCAGCGCACCAACGTTACCGAGCTGGTGCTTGCCAAAAAGCGTCAGGTGCTGCTCGTGTCGCTGGTCAGCGAACTCAACGTGCTGGCGCATCAACTCAACCGCCTGTCGGAGCGCACGCGCCTGTACCGCGACTTTACGCTCAACAGCCTGACCTTTGCGCTACGCGAAGTGATCGCCTGTTTCCCAGTCTATCGTACCTATATCGCCGATGGCGTGGTACCGCCCGAAGCAGTACGCCACATCGAAACCGCGATCGCCTGCGCCAAGCGCCGCGCGCCGGTCACCGACCCGTCGATCTTCGATTTCATCCGCGATGTGTTGCTGCTGCGCTATCCCGGCACCTATAGCGAGGAGGATCGCCAGGCGCAGCGCGACTGGGTGCAGAAGTTCCAGCAGCTCACCGGCCCGGTGATGGCCAAGGGCCTGGAAGATACCACCTTCTACATCTACAACCGGCTGATCGCGCTGAACGAGGTCGGCGCCGAGCCGCAACGCTTCGGCAGCAGCGTCGCCGAGTTTCACCGTGCCAACGCCGACCGGCTCAAGCGCTGGCCGCACAGCATGCTCGCCACCTCGACGCACGATACCAAGCGCTCAGAAGATGTACGCGCGCGCATTGCCGTGCTCAGCGAACTGCCGCGTGAGTGGCGCACCGCCCTGAGTCGCTGGAGCCGCCTCAACCGGCGCTTCAAAACACGCGTCGAGGGTCGTGTCGCGCCGGATCGCAACGAGGAGTACCTGCTGTACCAGACGCTGATCGGCGCCTGGCCCTTTGCCCAGCAGGGCGCACAACTCCTCGCCGCGCAGCCGGACGACGTGTTCATCGAACGCGTCGAGGCCTACATGCAGAAGGCGATCAAGGAGGCCAAGGTCAACACCAGTTGGGTCAATCCCAACCAAGCCTGGGATGAGGCGGTCAGCGCCTTTGTGCGCCAGATCCTGACGGTGCGGCCCGACAACGCCTTTCTCCAAGAGTTCGTGCCGTTTGCCGAGCGCATTGCGCGCTACGGCGTGTGGAACAGCCTGGCCCAAACGACGCTCAAACTGACCGCGCCGGGCGTGCCCGATACCTACCAGGGCACCGAAGGCTGGGACCTGAGTCTGGTCGATCCCGACAACCGCCGACCGGTCGACTACGAGCGCTACGCGCGCCAGCTCCAGGAGCTGGCCACCCACAATGGCGATCAGGCGGCGCTGTTGCGCGCGCTGGTGGAGCAGCCCGCCGATGGCCGCATCAAGCTCTGGATCACCCGGCGCCTGCTTCAACTGCGCCGCCGGCTACCGCGGCTGTTCGCCGAGGGCAGCTACCAGCCACTCCAGGCTAGCGGCGCGCACAGCGAACAGGTGGTGGCCTTTGCGCGGCGACTAGAGCGCCACACGCTGATCGTGGTCGTGCCGCGGCTGATCACGCGCCTGTGTGCGCCCACCGCCACGCCGCTGGGCGCCGTCTGGCAAGAGACGCGGCTGGCGCTACCGGATGCGAACCAGGATCACCTGACCAACGTTTTAACTGATGAAGCACTGAGCACGGCGGAAGCGGAACTGCCGCTAGCGCAGCTCTTTGCCTCGCTGCCTGTCGCCGTGTTGTTGAAAGAAGGAGCGCATGAATAA
- a CDS encoding DUF423 domain-containing protein, with translation MERTFVAIGALCALLGVAAGAFGAHSLRARLSPDLLAVFETGVRYQMYHALALLAVAWASTRWSSAWLTASGWLFVAGIAIFSGSLYLLTLTGVRWLGAITPIGGVAFLAGWACLALAALRG, from the coding sequence ATGGAACGGACCTTTGTCGCCATCGGCGCGCTGTGTGCTCTGCTGGGGGTGGCAGCGGGCGCGTTCGGCGCGCACAGCCTGCGCGCGCGCCTCAGCCCCGATCTGCTGGCCGTCTTCGAGACCGGCGTCCGCTACCAGATGTACCATGCGCTGGCATTGCTGGCGGTCGCTTGGGCCTCAACGCGCTGGTCGAGCGCCTGGCTGACGGCCAGTGGCTGGCTGTTTGTCGCCGGCATCGCGATCTTTTCCGGTAGCCTGTATCTGCTCACCCTCACCGGAGTGCGCTGGCTAGGCGCGATCACGCCCATCGGCGGCGTGGCCTTTTTGGCAGGCTGGGCCTGTCTGGCGCTGGCCGCGCTGCGCGGTTGA
- a CDS encoding carboxypeptidase M32, translated as MSHPSTALQELKQRLREISDLQAAAALLHWDQTTYMPPGGAAARARQAATLAHVIHQKQTDAALGRLLDALEARTDALAEQDAALLRVARRDYERATRLPDAFVAELSQHTATTYQVWADARSRNDWAAVAPYLERTLVLSRRYAEYFPEYEHIADALIDEADEGMTVARLRPLFAELRARLVPLVQAISAQPPIDESCVLQHFPEAEQLAFGELAIRRMGYDFSRGRQDKTHHPFMTRFSIGDVRITTRVDEHDFRYAFFTTVHEMGHALYEQGIDPAYEGTPLAQGASGGVHESQSRLWENQIARSRMFWHYFYPQLQAMFPRQLAHVDLETFYRAVNKVERSLIRTEADEVTYNLHVIIRFDLELALLEGRLAVRDLPEAWRARYQSDLGITPPDDRDGVLQDVHWFGGLIGGAFQSYTLGNIMSAGFYRAAVQAHPSIPDEIAAGEFGTLHGWLREQIYRHGRTYPPAELVRRVTGSDLSLEPYLHYLESKFAELYHLPLPIKA; from the coding sequence ATGTCACACCCATCAACCGCGCTGCAGGAACTGAAACAGCGCCTGCGGGAGATAAGCGATCTGCAAGCTGCTGCAGCATTGTTACACTGGGATCAAACCACCTACATGCCGCCCGGTGGTGCAGCCGCGCGCGCCCGGCAGGCAGCAACCCTGGCGCATGTGATCCACCAGAAGCAGACCGATGCGGCCCTGGGCCGCTTGCTGGACGCGCTCGAGGCGCGCACCGACGCGCTGGCCGAGCAGGATGCTGCCCTGCTGCGCGTTGCCCGGCGCGACTATGAGCGCGCGACGCGCCTGCCGGACGCCTTCGTGGCCGAGCTTTCGCAGCACACCGCGACGACCTATCAGGTCTGGGCCGACGCCCGTTCGCGCAACGACTGGGCTGCCGTCGCACCCTACCTGGAACGGACGTTGGTGCTGAGTCGGCGCTACGCCGAGTATTTTCCGGAGTACGAACACATCGCCGACGCGTTGATCGACGAGGCCGACGAGGGCATGACTGTCGCACGCCTGCGTCCGCTCTTCGCTGAGCTGCGCGCACGGCTGGTGCCACTGGTGCAGGCGATCAGCGCTCAGCCGCCGATCGATGAGTCGTGCGTGCTGCAACATTTTCCCGAAGCGGAACAGCTTGCCTTCGGCGAGCTGGCAATCCGGCGTATGGGCTACGACTTCAGCCGCGGGCGGCAGGACAAAACGCACCATCCCTTTATGACCAGGTTCTCGATCGGCGATGTGCGTATCACCACGCGCGTGGACGAGCATGACTTCCGCTATGCCTTCTTCACCACCGTGCACGAAATGGGGCACGCGCTCTACGAACAGGGCATCGATCCGGCCTACGAAGGCACGCCGCTGGCCCAAGGCGCCTCGGGCGGCGTGCACGAGTCGCAGTCACGGCTCTGGGAAAACCAGATCGCGCGCAGCCGCATGTTCTGGCACTATTTCTATCCCCAGCTGCAGGCCATGTTCCCGCGCCAGCTTGCGCATGTCGATCTGGAGACCTTCTACCGTGCCGTCAACAAGGTCGAGCGCTCACTGATCCGCACCGAAGCCGATGAAGTTACCTACAACCTGCACGTGATCATCCGCTTCGATCTGGAGCTGGCGCTGCTGGAGGGCCGCCTGGCAGTGCGCGATCTGCCCGAAGCCTGGCGCGCGCGCTACCAGAGCGATCTGGGCATCACCCCACCTGACGATCGCGACGGCGTGCTGCAGGATGTGCACTGGTTCGGCGGCTTGATCGGCGGCGCGTTCCAGAGCTACACGCTGGGCAACATCATGAGCGCCGGCTTCTATCGCGCGGCGGTCCAAGCCCACCCTAGCATCCCGGACGAAATTGCTGCAGGTGAGTTTGGCACACTGCATGGCTGGCTGCGCGAGCAGATCTACCGCCATGGCCGCACCTATCCGCCTGCTGAGCTGGTCCGACGAGTGACCGGCAGTGACCTCTCGCTCGAACCCTACCTGCACTATCTGGAAAGCAAGTTTGCTGAGCTCTACCATCTGCCGCTGCCCATCAAGGCATGA